One stretch of Marinobacterium iners DNA includes these proteins:
- a CDS encoding beta strand repeat-containing protein, whose amino-acid sequence MLTYWGNPETGEGVPAGQVWNTVNAYLFTAADMADDVFGVINASLGQIAQITIEGAADSIQGGQGDQFNNTGDGSVTVGDNDADTGFDTGKDGDYTGNYQIRVTLLDGTVAETVVSLTQEQFEYLNGLLFDADGNSRLFEKEVAYQVQATDAEGTPMVDADGNPILIDAVVEGDTIVTNHPIILTPTQNNGGTEEIGKTSAADDFIVAGRLDLLHGAYIDGGEGNNTLEIDAKGYYAQPKELLNIQTINIENLPNVYTNDSGDSTYPDLSGNGSNDSTIDLSRAVDLEKLTITESDFDGVNEAELGTLTIAGVRNGALTRFEGEFSQDVTVHYGEGLTGALNIELAIGDVNADINLLHNASTLNIDSQGTENHMHQFFAGGTLSHLNISGEAIFSVEENMAAGFNTDRPAVIDASANTGGVDLTIDGHADEVIFTGTAEADDQFQANSNGKAVTINGGNGDNEFSATSGDVVTITAGSGNNTITTDDSDTVSITTGEGNDVISSVRGETVSINAAGGDNSITVSADEMNITTGEGNDTIVISGMTDTTGLNADGNWAALVNIDTGTGEDTVVLGRDLASFDFGIVALEGSSISGENITLYVENASDLRAAELSGVENVVLNFDVDGGILTLTDAQFAAIGAENFAVEGAPFYTSAQVKIIVTESTSLTDLGVDNLPVGVDLILEIQDGVTLEMTAEQLHTRVAEQGVTLANDNNGDQQSGSVLITNAGLDFDPFNSSDDARSIVDGVALSGGSLSSDFGEDGNDSNTTVDRNEWGQNVLIDRNMNGYDRPADVPSYSRLVINTDEMSEIGPFETIETFLRITGESDLTFTPVEGGVDDWGRPIEGGSAIALGVDNGVATNGFIVDFSSVGGVVNNLTLSGFENADAIYGNGARVNVELTGNVGDDGTATNAEGGLVSSGVHTYVVTDMNDGDREFWTCETTKDLETLGLRGNDNTTITFGNTERGVDFLMEVVYDKQDGYAVGGLVANFARPEGATAVVNVVGLDTLPAGEVQQVQGISTDATAAIINIEGGNTVVESLSGANLTDLAVSADANLTIAGDLPSGLTSFDASGVAGDLAVTVDLWEANETPLTFEGAAGSTTLTIDDAADGAIASIMGAGEIALVIGDGNGSDSADLTGTELSNITSVSLSENAQLALTLDQAYTIGAENFSGEGSLTLTELNDQPFSRADFEVDVTNLTLRVVEQSDVTLNSATDLTGITTLEVYEGTTLNLTAAQFQQLNGSNGGIITVLDGSDEGTAVDLSTVTINITDLSQADLENGVLDTSAITAANINITTAESVTLVDATNLTGVDTITLADGTTLSVEALEELDGIDVAGIDAIIKILDETIGATTSIDASGFDVSQIYLANTLLQNGVNVDALLAGLPFTVEKVIFNGEGLVIEGDQTVTVEAQTTVVGNLEFNKLALDTEVQNFTLNLEGGVELQDVDLSSAIKTDADGNPLLNTHLETVVINSNKSVDADNQDLANLMSGETANVIGTLTAAGTLASQGSTNDTDNSGYEDDSEENNLLDVTINATQDLRMDGIVFSAVNGDDAWGINDQDAAAATVEITGTADVALGLLDTTDDDVDALTVNNSGTGTVSATIDGSATGFDADDALSFTGSSIALTVEGTVDLSDDDLSGVSAVTLADDAALTLSFTQLTALGAENVVGTEGTLTEDLTINGYDGSAFDFTTIDENIDEVALVLDGSDVVLDATVNLTGVVSIDANGGTLTLTAAQFNQLAGTGTITNATALNITDLTQDDVDAGFDITGVASGLADPTAITITLGEDRVDLGTFEGGQLVANSEADLDADGLTNDPSASFLLADGQTLGLVNITQANGLVVNSEAGADTTLVYMFDTVPPYLFDYPDFVIDASGYKVSTLKALNTMVDGTNIEALLYELSSDVTLQIYHDPEQLGLLNPTYRVVTVEEGVTVDGFLMFNDPDTNDEVQSLTLNLLGGTHIDGDIILSTRDNKDGTAEEKFLQTITIISEGTAENLQDANNGNTGVVANRISGAIDGRDGFATDGAENNVLNVNITATQDLIIADDAQGTADGIYFTSVESGATARLTITEESTADVTIERLDVSDDEVDALVVTNDGTGALTITGASASVSGDVKTITLEGASTGSMYFGTAEAIEDLQDGIDGDDVLSAIDASGLAGMLTIENVSNVDANLFAFTSGTGETNVTFHGLTVNADADPATASGTTLDFSNAAAGSEVHLGTNIYTNGSLTIDLGANTTLYIDQNTDWSNLDSLTINQTNAIVLADGVTLTLTAEQANTLNIVEATDATATVEVVDLSTEEVHLEDINVTNMVATLKTVSGTDATFADVLLDPNTDLGEFTIKLFGLGDDFSAGQNIRFSTAEQAERTIDVVEVGGNGTDGVNVVWYFDTITGDVEVADQIDVSGYSADIGRLWITEVLANDANFAEIMNKLPESIIRIEFPADMGFAVPGLDTAEGFTRRIEVVAFSNVDQGFEFSDLDALNYVENLVLTLGGEVNLGNLVLNDQMGGNTDPDTVTFDTLTINSELAEDDSNDPLLPDEWEDDGIAPDNVLPTGNNVIGDISSGANLELLNVTINASEVGLEVGTIYFDADTAGSTANLVVTGSEDVTIKSLDTIDPEVNAVVNIDATQHNGVLTVTGGSPAAALNDVETLNINTGVDDNQPDPETFDSDVYLGHVAGEAEGEYVLNLDGNGVPYAGVAGAELSAITITGDGDVNLGVLALIDGTDDDSASDAFTLNGGTGTGTVTAILGEGNVDGVVTSPLLEDGSTWRFVNVDLTIQETTDPMFEAGAILEVDGGSLTIEGEVDLTEVTLDLTNVTIDVPADQTLILTVAQVAELAADGVEVVGSGTVEVIGNGDDATASIFGQLRTANVDMSAVVLTEDDANDVFAATFISGEDDTGEVIGQTITGSTGFANEILAGEDDDTLIGGTGDDTLYGRGGSDTFEITAGSDIVMDLRSEADDEDENTTEEQDVLIVSSGASVTADDIVEFVATAETINNGTAALTGHSGDSTIDVSLAGGSNGFTLNGGESGANVLTGSANDDIIDGGDSVQNGADVLTGNGGEDTFHFVVGTSTPAAMSYTTPQANVDRELITVTTGAVTQAGSITIVYTLNGSPNTNNLEVVLAESDTPELVAGKIASAFNGVNGFTAIPVNEVVTVNNADGASFTINTVTDSGGTGVVASIADGTDQPQQTVVTIGTADTDTVVAGEKYIVELDPVGPGTATTFTYEAGANETVANVLANLASAIDGNVEFSATVNGNELTIEDAIPNNGGFTVVLDTEGGFEGSGASVDGALGDSIVDAQADLITDFISGEDVIDLDLVAGTATNFLAEAEVADYETALVNANNAMDGVVRYYLTSLADNDATAEVDDATGLLFFDANEDGTVDGVIALTGIDENNFVFGDIVA is encoded by the coding sequence ATGCTGACCTACTGGGGCAACCCGGAAACTGGCGAAGGCGTACCGGCCGGTCAGGTGTGGAATACAGTTAATGCCTACCTGTTCACAGCAGCCGATATGGCCGATGACGTATTTGGTGTCATCAACGCTAGCCTGGGCCAGATTGCTCAGATTACGATCGAAGGGGCCGCGGACTCAATCCAGGGCGGCCAGGGCGATCAGTTCAACAATACCGGCGACGGCTCTGTAACGGTTGGCGATAATGACGCTGACACGGGCTTCGACACCGGCAAGGATGGCGACTACACCGGTAACTACCAGATCCGCGTTACGCTGCTGGACGGTACGGTTGCTGAGACAGTTGTCTCCCTGACTCAGGAACAGTTCGAGTACCTGAACGGTCTGCTGTTTGATGCCGATGGCAACTCTCGCCTGTTCGAGAAAGAAGTCGCCTATCAGGTTCAGGCAACAGATGCCGAAGGCACCCCGATGGTTGACGCCGATGGTAACCCGATTCTGATCGATGCCGTTGTTGAAGGCGATACTATCGTTACCAACCACCCGATCATCCTGACCCCGACTCAGAACAACGGTGGTACCGAAGAGATCGGTAAAACCTCTGCTGCGGATGACTTCATCGTTGCAGGCCGTCTGGACCTGCTGCACGGTGCCTACATCGACGGTGGTGAGGGCAACAATACTCTGGAAATCGACGCCAAAGGCTACTACGCTCAGCCTAAAGAGCTGTTGAACATCCAGACGATCAACATCGAAAACCTGCCAAACGTCTACACCAATGACAGCGGCGACAGCACCTACCCGGATCTGTCCGGTAACGGTTCCAACGATTCCACCATCGACCTGTCCCGTGCCGTTGATCTTGAAAAGCTGACTATCACCGAATCCGACTTTGACGGTGTTAATGAAGCGGAACTGGGTACGCTGACAATTGCCGGTGTTCGCAACGGCGCGCTGACCCGCTTCGAAGGCGAGTTCAGCCAGGACGTGACCGTTCACTACGGCGAAGGCCTGACCGGTGCATTGAACATTGAGCTGGCAATCGGTGATGTTAATGCCGATATCAACCTGCTGCACAACGCCTCGACCCTGAATATCGATTCTCAGGGTACCGAGAACCACATGCATCAGTTCTTCGCAGGCGGCACTTTGAGCCACCTGAACATCAGCGGCGAAGCAATCTTCTCCGTTGAAGAGAACATGGCGGCTGGTTTCAATACCGATCGTCCGGCTGTGATCGATGCCTCTGCCAACACCGGCGGTGTGGATCTGACCATTGATGGCCACGCTGATGAAGTGATCTTCACCGGTACCGCTGAAGCGGATGACCAGTTCCAGGCCAACAGCAATGGCAAGGCTGTCACCATCAACGGCGGCAATGGCGACAATGAATTCAGCGCCACCTCCGGCGACGTTGTTACCATTACAGCGGGTAGCGGCAACAACACCATCACTACCGACGACTCTGATACCGTCAGCATCACCACCGGTGAAGGCAACGACGTGATCTCCTCTGTGCGCGGTGAGACTGTATCCATCAACGCCGCAGGCGGTGACAACAGCATCACCGTAAGCGCTGATGAGATGAACATCACCACCGGTGAAGGTAACGACACCATCGTTATCTCTGGCATGACTGATACAACTGGTCTGAATGCCGATGGCAACTGGGCTGCACTGGTAAATATCGATACTGGCACGGGCGAAGACACCGTTGTACTGGGTCGTGACCTGGCATCATTCGACTTCGGCATTGTGGCGCTGGAAGGCTCCTCCATCAGTGGTGAAAACATCACCCTGTACGTTGAGAACGCCTCTGACCTGCGTGCTGCAGAACTGTCCGGTGTTGAAAACGTTGTACTGAACTTCGACGTTGACGGCGGTATTCTGACCCTGACGGACGCTCAGTTTGCGGCCATTGGTGCCGAGAACTTCGCCGTTGAAGGTGCACCGTTCTACACCTCTGCGCAGGTGAAGATCATCGTTACTGAATCCACCTCCCTGACTGATCTGGGTGTGGATAACCTGCCGGTTGGTGTCGACCTGATCCTGGAAATCCAGGACGGCGTTACCCTGGAAATGACCGCTGAACAGCTGCACACCCGCGTTGCCGAGCAGGGCGTAACCCTGGCGAACGACAACAACGGCGACCAGCAGTCTGGCAGCGTACTGATCACCAATGCCGGTCTGGACTTCGACCCGTTCAACAGCAGCGACGACGCGCGCAGCATTGTTGACGGAGTGGCACTGTCTGGTGGTTCACTGTCGAGTGACTTCGGCGAAGATGGTAACGATTCAAACACCACTGTTGATCGTAACGAATGGGGCCAAAACGTCCTGATCGACCGCAACATGAACGGTTACGACCGTCCTGCGGATGTACCGTCTTACAGCCGTCTGGTCATCAACACCGACGAGATGTCTGAGATCGGTCCGTTTGAGACCATCGAAACCTTCCTGCGCATTACCGGTGAGTCTGACTTGACCTTCACTCCGGTTGAAGGCGGTGTAGATGATTGGGGTCGTCCGATTGAAGGCGGCAGCGCGATTGCACTGGGCGTTGACAATGGCGTAGCGACCAACGGCTTCATCGTTGATTTCTCCAGCGTAGGCGGCGTGGTCAACAACCTGACCCTGTCTGGCTTCGAAAACGCGGATGCGATCTATGGTAACGGCGCACGTGTCAATGTTGAACTGACTGGCAACGTGGGTGACGACGGTACAGCCACAAACGCAGAAGGCGGTCTGGTCTCCAGCGGCGTTCACACCTATGTCGTTACCGACATGAACGATGGAGACCGTGAATTCTGGACCTGTGAAACCACTAAAGACCTCGAAACCCTGGGTCTGCGTGGCAACGACAACACCACCATCACCTTCGGCAATACTGAGCGCGGCGTTGACTTCCTGATGGAAGTGGTCTACGACAAGCAGGACGGTTATGCAGTGGGTGGACTGGTTGCCAACTTCGCGCGTCCTGAAGGCGCTACGGCTGTTGTCAACGTTGTGGGTCTGGATACACTGCCGGCTGGCGAAGTACAGCAGGTTCAAGGTATCTCTACTGACGCAACTGCGGCTATCATCAACATCGAAGGCGGCAACACCGTTGTTGAGTCTCTGTCCGGCGCTAACCTGACCGATCTGGCGGTGTCTGCAGATGCCAACCTGACGATCGCAGGCGATCTGCCGAGCGGCCTGACATCTTTCGATGCCTCTGGTGTCGCAGGTGATCTCGCGGTCACCGTTGACCTCTGGGAAGCGAATGAAACTCCGCTGACCTTCGAAGGTGCGGCAGGCAGCACTACGCTGACCATTGACGATGCAGCCGACGGTGCTATCGCCAGCATCATGGGTGCTGGTGAAATCGCACTGGTAATCGGCGATGGTAATGGTTCTGACAGTGCAGACCTGACAGGAACTGAGCTGTCGAACATCACCAGCGTGAGCCTGTCCGAGAATGCACAGCTTGCATTGACCCTGGACCAGGCCTACACCATCGGTGCAGAGAACTTCTCGGGTGAAGGCAGTCTGACCCTGACCGAGCTGAATGATCAGCCGTTCAGCCGTGCAGACTTTGAAGTTGACGTAACAAACCTCACCCTGCGCGTAGTTGAGCAGAGCGATGTTACGCTGAACTCAGCGACTGACCTGACCGGCATCACTACACTGGAAGTGTACGAAGGTACCACCCTGAACCTGACGGCTGCACAGTTCCAGCAGTTGAACGGCAGCAACGGTGGCATCATTACAGTGCTTGACGGTTCCGACGAAGGCACTGCTGTGGATCTTTCCACAGTGACCATCAATATCACTGACCTGAGTCAGGCTGATCTTGAAAATGGTGTGCTGGATACATCAGCAATCACAGCGGCAAACATCAACATCACCACGGCTGAAAGTGTCACGCTGGTCGACGCTACAAACCTGACCGGTGTTGATACCATCACCCTGGCGGATGGCACCACGCTGTCTGTTGAGGCGCTCGAAGAGCTGGATGGCATTGATGTAGCCGGTATTGATGCAATCATCAAAATCCTTGATGAGACCATCGGCGCCACCACATCGATTGACGCGTCTGGCTTTGATGTGTCCCAGATCTACCTGGCCAACACCCTGCTGCAGAACGGCGTGAACGTTGATGCCCTGCTGGCAGGCCTGCCGTTTACCGTTGAAAAAGTCATTTTCAATGGCGAAGGCTTGGTCATCGAAGGTGATCAGACTGTCACGGTTGAAGCACAGACCACAGTTGTAGGTAATCTGGAATTCAACAAACTGGCGCTGGATACTGAAGTTCAGAACTTCACGCTGAACCTTGAAGGTGGCGTAGAACTGCAGGATGTTGACCTGTCTTCTGCAATCAAGACCGATGCAGACGGCAATCCGCTGCTGAACACGCACCTTGAAACGGTTGTCATCAACTCCAACAAGTCCGTTGATGCCGATAACCAGGACTTGGCCAACCTGATGTCGGGCGAAACCGCCAACGTCATCGGTACGCTGACAGCGGCTGGTACCCTCGCCAGCCAGGGTAGCACCAACGATACTGACAACAGTGGCTACGAAGACGACTCCGAAGAGAACAACCTTCTGGACGTCACCATCAATGCGACTCAAGACCTGCGCATGGATGGTATCGTGTTCTCCGCCGTTAACGGTGACGACGCCTGGGGTATTAACGATCAGGATGCTGCAGCTGCAACGGTTGAAATCACCGGTACAGCCGACGTGGCACTGGGACTGCTCGACACGACTGATGACGACGTCGATGCACTGACCGTCAACAACTCCGGTACTGGCACTGTATCCGCCACCATCGATGGTTCGGCTACAGGGTTCGACGCAGACGATGCACTGAGCTTCACTGGCAGCAGCATCGCGCTGACAGTGGAAGGTACCGTAGACCTGTCTGACGATGACCTGTCCGGCGTTAGCGCTGTTACACTCGCTGACGATGCGGCTCTGACATTGTCCTTCACGCAGCTGACTGCACTGGGTGCAGAAAATGTCGTGGGCACTGAAGGAACGTTGACGGAAGACCTGACAATCAACGGCTATGACGGCTCTGCCTTCGACTTCACCACAATCGATGAAAACATCGATGAAGTTGCGCTGGTACTGGATGGTTCCGATGTGGTACTGGATGCCACGGTTAACCTGACTGGCGTCGTCAGCATTGATGCCAACGGTGGAACCCTGACGCTGACAGCGGCTCAGTTCAATCAGCTGGCCGGTACTGGCACCATCACGAACGCAACCGCACTCAACATCACCGACCTGACTCAGGACGATGTTGACGCCGGTTTCGATATCACGGGCGTGGCAAGTGGTCTGGCTGACCCGACCGCTATCACAATCACCTTGGGTGAAGACCGTGTTGATCTGGGTACCTTCGAAGGCGGCCAGCTGGTCGCGAACTCTGAAGCGGACCTGGATGCTGATGGCCTGACCAATGACCCGTCTGCAAGCTTCCTGCTGGCTGATGGTCAGACCCTGGGTCTGGTCAACATCACACAGGCCAACGGTCTGGTTGTGAACAGCGAAGCGGGTGCAGACACCACCCTGGTGTACATGTTCGACACGGTACCGCCGTACCTGTTCGACTACCCGGACTTCGTGATCGACGCATCAGGCTACAAGGTTTCAACCCTGAAAGCCCTGAACACCATGGTCGATGGCACTAACATCGAAGCGCTGCTCTATGAGCTGTCCAGCGATGTGACGCTGCAGATCTACCATGATCCGGAACAGCTTGGTCTCCTGAACCCGACGTACCGTGTCGTAACGGTAGAAGAAGGGGTAACGGTTGATGGCTTCCTGATGTTCAACGACCCGGATACGAACGATGAAGTCCAGTCTCTGACGCTGAACCTGCTGGGTGGCACGCATATCGATGGCGACATTATTCTGTCGACACGCGATAACAAGGATGGCACTGCAGAAGAAAAATTCCTGCAGACCATCACCATCATCTCTGAAGGCACGGCTGAAAACCTGCAAGACGCCAACAACGGCAATACGGGTGTAGTGGCCAACCGCATCTCCGGTGCAATTGACGGACGTGATGGCTTTGCGACTGACGGTGCGGAAAACAACGTACTGAACGTCAACATTACCGCGACGCAGGATCTGATCATCGCAGATGATGCTCAGGGTACAGCTGACGGTATTTACTTCACATCCGTTGAAAGTGGTGCAACCGCTCGTCTGACCATTACCGAAGAGTCAACAGCCGACGTCACCATCGAACGACTCGATGTGTCTGATGACGAAGTTGATGCATTGGTTGTGACCAATGATGGTACAGGTGCACTCACCATCACCGGTGCGTCTGCATCTGTGTCGGGTGATGTCAAGACAATTACCCTTGAGGGTGCAAGCACTGGCAGCATGTACTTCGGTACGGCTGAAGCAATAGAAGACCTTCAGGATGGTATTGATGGTGACGATGTGCTGTCGGCCATTGACGCGTCCGGCCTTGCCGGCATGCTGACCATTGAGAACGTCTCTAACGTTGATGCCAACCTGTTTGCCTTCACCTCAGGTACCGGTGAAACCAACGTCACCTTCCACGGCCTGACCGTGAATGCTGACGCTGATCCGGCAACAGCCAGCGGTACCACGCTTGACTTCTCCAATGCAGCAGCAGGCTCTGAGGTACATCTGGGTACTAACATCTACACGAATGGTTCTCTGACCATCGATCTGGGTGCCAACACCACGCTGTACATCGATCAGAACACTGACTGGAGCAATCTGGACAGCCTCACCATCAACCAGACCAATGCGATTGTGCTGGCTGACGGCGTGACTCTGACGCTGACCGCTGAGCAGGCGAATACCCTGAACATTGTCGAAGCGACAGATGCTACTGCAACGGTTGAAGTGGTTGACCTGAGCACCGAAGAAGTTCACCTGGAAGACATCAACGTCACCAACATGGTTGCGACGCTGAAAACGGTATCCGGTACGGATGCAACCTTTGCAGACGTACTGCTGGATCCGAACACGGATCTGGGTGAATTCACCATCAAACTGTTCGGTTTGGGTGATGACTTCAGCGCTGGACAGAACATCCGTTTCAGCACGGCTGAACAGGCTGAGCGCACCATCGATGTGGTAGAAGTGGGTGGTAATGGCACCGACGGCGTGAACGTTGTGTGGTACTTTGACACCATCACCGGCGACGTTGAGGTAGCAGACCAGATCGATGTATCGGGCTACAGTGCCGATATCGGTCGTCTGTGGATCACTGAAGTTCTGGCGAACGATGCCAACTTCGCTGAGATCATGAACAAGCTGCCGGAATCCATCATCCGCATCGAATTCCCGGCGGATATGGGCTTTGCGGTACCGGGTCTTGATACGGCTGAAGGCTTTACTCGTCGGATCGAAGTTGTGGCCTTCTCCAATGTTGACCAGGGCTTCGAGTTCAGCGACCTCGACGCGCTGAACTACGTTGAAAATCTCGTGCTGACCCTCGGCGGTGAGGTGAATCTGGGCAATCTGGTGCTGAATGATCAGATGGGTGGCAACACCGATCCTGATACAGTGACCTTTGATACCCTGACCATTAACTCTGAACTGGCAGAAGACGATTCGAACGATCCGCTGCTGCCGGATGAGTGGGAAGATGACGGTATAGCCCCGGACAACGTGCTGCCGACAGGCAACAACGTGATCGGTGACATCAGCAGCGGTGCAAACCTTGAACTGCTGAATGTAACCATCAACGCCTCTGAAGTTGGCCTTGAAGTGGGTACCATCTACTTTGATGCCGACACTGCAGGTTCTACTGCGAATCTGGTAGTAACCGGTAGCGAAGATGTCACCATCAAGTCACTGGATACCATCGATCCTGAAGTCAACGCGGTAGTTAACATCGATGCGACTCAGCATAACGGTGTTCTGACCGTGACCGGTGGTAGCCCGGCAGCGGCGCTGAATGACGTTGAAACTCTCAACATCAATACTGGTGTTGATGACAATCAACCTGATCCGGAGACATTCGATAGCGATGTCTACCTCGGCCACGTTGCAGGCGAAGCTGAAGGCGAGTACGTCCTCAACCTGGATGGCAACGGTGTTCCGTACGCCGGTGTGGCCGGTGCAGAGCTGAGTGCGATCACAATCACTGGCGACGGTGATGTAAATCTGGGTGTTCTGGCACTGATCGATGGTACAGACGATGACTCTGCATCCGATGCCTTTACGCTGAATGGCGGAACAGGTACTGGTACAGTCACCGCAATCCTGGGCGAAGGTAATGTTGACGGCGTTGTGACCTCTCCGCTGCTGGAAGATGGCAGCACTTGGAGATTCGTAAACGTTGACCTGACCATTCAGGAAACCACCGACCCGATGTTCGAAGCGGGCGCGATCCTGGAAGTGGATGGCGGCAGCCTGACCATCGAAGGTGAAGTGGACCTGACCGAGGTAACGCTGGATCTGACCAACGTAACCATCGATGTACCGGCTGATCAGACGCTGATCCTGACCGTTGCACAGGTTGCTGAACTTGCGGCTGATGGTGTTGAAGTCGTTGGCTCAGGTACCGTTGAGGTTATCGGTAACGGCGATGACGCTACTGCTAGCATCTTCGGCCAACTGCGTACCGCTAACGTTGACATGTCGGCTGTAGTTCTGACGGAAGATGATGCGAATGATGTGTTCGCGGCTACATTCATAAGCGGTGAGGATGACACCGGTGAAGTAATCGGTCAGACCATTACGGGCTCTACTGGCTTCGCGAACGAAATCTTGGCAGGTGAAGACGACGATACGCTGATCGGTGGAACTGGCGACGACACACTCTATGGTCGTGGCGGCAGTGATACCTTCGAGATCACAGCAGGTTCTGACATTGTTATGGATCTTCGCTCTGAAGCGGATGACGAGGATGAGAACACTACTGAAGAGCAGGATGTTCTGATTGTGTCCTCTGGCGCGTCTGTAACTGCAGATGACATTGTTGAGTTCGTCGCTACGGCGGAGACCATCAACAACGGTACAGCAGCCCTGACCGGTCATTCAGGCGACAGCACCATCGACGTATCACTTGCCGGTGGAAGCAACGGCTTCACACTGAATGGTGGCGAGTCCGGTGCCAACGTCCTGACCGGCAGCGCCAACGATGACATCATTGACGGTGGTGATTCGGTTCAGAACGGTGCTGATGTTCTGACAGGTAACGGTGGTGAAGATACTTTCCACTTTGTGGTAGGTACCAGCACACCGGCTGCAATGTCTTACACCACACCGCAAGCGAACGTGGACCGTGAGCTTATTACAGTTACCACCGGTGCCGTGACGCAGGCTGGTTCAATCACCATTGTGTATACACTGAACGGATCACCGAACACCAATAACCTTGAGGTTGTATTGGCCGAAAGTGATACGCCGGAACTGGTTGCAGGTAAGATTGCATCCGCGTTCAATGGAGTTAACGGTTTCACTGCCATCCCGGTGAATGAAGTTGTAACCGTCAATAATGCTGACGGTGCTAGTTTCACAATTAACACAGTTACCGACTCTGGCGGTACTGGAGTTGTGGCTAGCATTGCCGATGGAACCGATCAGCCACAGCAGACTGTTGTGACAATTGGTACAGCCGATACTGATACAGTCGTAGCCGGTGAAAAATACATCGTTGAACTGGATCCGGTAGGCCCGGGTACTGCTACAACGTTCACCTATGAAGCTGGTGCAAACGAGACTGTTGCCAATGTCCTTGCAAATCTTGCAAGTGCAATTGACGGTAATGTTGAGTTTAGCGCTACAGTGAATGGCAATGAGCTGACTATTGAGGATGCAATTCCAAACAATGGTGGTTTCACTGTAGTTCTGGACACTGAAGGTGGCTTCGAAGGCTCCGGTGCTTCTGTTGACGGTGCGCTTGGTGACAGCATTGTCGATGCACAGGCCGATTTGATTACAGACTTCATCAGCGGTGAAGATGTGATTGACCTTGACCTGGTAGCAGGTACTGCAACCAACTTCCTTGCAGAAGCTGAAGTTGCAGATTACGAAACAGCCTTGGTTAACGCCAATAACGCTATGGATGGTGTGGTACGTTACTATCTGACTTCTCTGGCAGATAATGATGCTACGGCTGAAGTTGATGATGCTACAGGCTTGCTGTTCTTCGACGCGAACGAAGATGGCACAGTCGACGGTGTTATAGCGCTGACAGGTATCGACGAAAACAACTTCGTCTTTGGCGACATCGTAGCCTGA
- a CDS encoding helix-turn-helix domain-containing protein, with protein MDEKVRFAMAMRIGRAALGMSQQEFADMLGVAKSTIARNETLEMVMRAETLTAMIRALRERGVDIDILGSDDVLDVQVREAAVETLKGRLEDESRRRSDRKRPLN; from the coding sequence ATGGATGAAAAAGTACGTTTTGCGATGGCGATGCGGATAGGGCGTGCCGCATTGGGCATGAGTCAGCAAGAGTTCGCGGACATGCTGGGGGTAGCCAAGTCGACGATTGCACGTAATGAAACACTGGAGATGGTGATGCGTGCAGAGACACTGACCGCCATGATTCGTGCCTTGCGCGAACGGGGTGTCGATATCGATATACTGGGCAGTGATGATGTGCTGGATGTTCAGGTGAGAGAGGCGGCGGTAGAAACCTTGAAGGGTCGCCTGGAGGATGAGAGCCGTCGTCGCAGTGACCGAAAGCGCCCTCTGAACTGA